The Castanea sativa cultivar Marrone di Chiusa Pesio chromosome 4, ASM4071231v1 sequence CTTCTAGGCTTTCCATAGACTCCAATTTGAGTATTCTCAATGCTGGAAATAATGTAGTAGTATTTCTTAAACTCCCATCACTGTAACTGTAAAACTTACATCCTATATTTCTTACCTTGGACATATGTTCTATTGCAAGAACCCTAAGACAGGGTAATTGCCCCAGAGTGGGAACTTCTTCACATTCTATACACCAATTCAATTTGATATGAATCAGATTGTGAAATAGTGACAAATCATTAACCCAAGATGGGAATTTCTTTCCTCTATACCCTTCGATTGTTAAGCTTTTCAAATTTGGGTGAGGATGGAGACCTTCCAATACCTTTTCATCTTTATCATACCGGTCCACTGAGATTGGAAAAACATCTTGCCAGTATAATCCCAACTTtaatatttccttttcttttaattttgcagTTTTGGCTTCTTCCTCATTTGTCACCTTCTCTAAATTGTATATGTCTATCTCTCTAAGATTCTTTAAGGGTCCTATTTCTTTAATCCTATAACCTTCATCTTGACCCaatctaaaaaatttcaatgtttGAAGGGAAGTCAAACATGACATATTTTTGAGTAGAAAATGTTCGGAAAATATCCTTAACCGATCAGAAATATAAATACTAATATGTCTCAAGTTAATCAAATTGCTTAGGTCTTCCGGAAACTTCATGAGTTTAGGACATTCTTCAATTCTTAAAGTTTGCAAATTGTAGAGTTTGGTAATGGATACTGGTAATTCCTCAATTGCAGTGTCTAAGATGTGAAGAAGCCTCAAATGTATCAACTGCTCAATTGAATTTGGCAACCTTATTATACTATGCCCAGATAATTTTAAAGCACGTAagcatttaaaatttgataacatGTCATCAAAGTctagattttttgaaattaatgtGCGCATTTTTATGAAACTATCTCTACTAAATGAAGTTCTTGGTGTTGTTTTGCCATCAAATCGGACAAGTAAAGGTTGTACTTTACTAACATTATCCACAGAATCTCCCTCCAAAATCATAGTTTcagattttgaaattgagaTGGCAAAATCATGCACCAAATCATGCATTTTGCAACTAATAATCTCACCATAGGCATCCTTTGTAGCATTTTGGAAAAAGGAAGTGGCcaacaaaatattgaaatacATGTTACCAATATCCTCCATCACCATATTATCTTCTTTAGATGGTCCAAGGAACCCTTCAGCCATCCAATACTGAATTACTTCGTCCTTTTTCATGTCATAATCTTTAGGGAAAATTGCGCAGTATGCAAAACATCGTTTCAAAGATGGTGTTCGAAGATGATCATAACCTAACTTTAATATGTGAAACTCTCCATTATTTCTATCGTCCAGTAAatcccaatttttattattttgaatcgATAGCCATTCACCTCTATCATGTATAAAGTACATTATTCTCCCTAAAAACTCCGCGGCCCATGGAAtccttttacattttttaacaaTCTCCTTTCCAATTTTCTCCAAATCTAGAGATAAAAGTCTTTCATTTGCAGATGCTCTTTTCTTGAATATGAACCAACATTCATATTCTGTTAATTCATATTGAGTAAAAGTCTCCATGATTTCTGTCACTCTATCACAATAGGTTGCTTCAACAATGTTATTTCCAACATTTTGATTAACTTTTGAATCATCGAGGAAGGAGTCTATCTCCACGTTAAAACTAATCTCAGGAATCGAATTCTCAAACTCTGCTCGAAATTCATAACTAGCAATGTCACCTTTAAGTCTATTTAATGATTTGCAGATAATCTTAATTTCGTTTGCCATATTGATAATGCCATTAGAGGGTGAAGAGTAGTTTAGTACCTTTTGCTGAAGAATGTTATAGCCAAACTCGTCTAGCACGTCATCAATGTCATAAGCAACACGTCTAAGTTCTTCTAACCAACTCCTCAGAAACTCATCACTTGCTTGTCTTTTCTCAACACCATTTAACACAAGTTGAATTTTGGCTAACAAGCTAAAAAGGTCTATTAGCCCGCTAAAAAGGTCTGTTAGCCCTTCCTTGAAACCCAACTCAAAACTAATGTGTTGCTCTATAAAAATTGATCTCAACTTGGCTAGAAGTCCCTCCACAATAACACCAAGTAAAATTTCAGCTATGTATTCTGCCTTACTCTGCATAAGAGACAATAGTATGAAAATGTTTGTAGAGTGTAGagtacaattcttttttttttgataagtaataagagTGTAGAGTACAATTCTATTCAAAATAAACAAGGTGGGTCcagatatatttatatattggaAATATATAAACTTGTATTACGATTTTTACCTTCTTAATTTTTATAcaataattaatagttttttttttttggagttttatAATAATTAGTCGCAAACACACGCAATACATGGaaatatttaactatttttaaatacggtataatatataaattattatctaaatttttttggtagataatttgttctccctaaaaattaaacaaattctaaaagtaatttatttttctctatttttacaaatatataattttatcatttatggtgtgtttgatt is a genomic window containing:
- the LOC142631709 gene encoding uncharacterized protein LOC142631709, producing the protein MVRKKDRFWECVEKQDNGRRFKCKFCECIFAGGATRIKYHLAGAKGHDINICKKVPKEVQEEASLTIGEPNKKRKGASTSNKDKEREIRSTSISEDDMFSGVFEKSKAEYIAEILLGVIVEGLLAKLRSIFIEQHISFELGFKEGLTDLFSGLIDLFSLLAKIQLVLNGVEKRQASDEFLRSWLEELRRVAYDIDDVLDEFGYNILQQKVLNYSSPSNGIINMANEIKIICKSLNRLKGDIASYEFRAEFENSIPEISFNVEIDSFLDDSKVNQNVGNNIVEATYCDRVTEIMETFTQYELTEYECWFIFKKRASANERLLSLDLEKIGKEIVKKCKRIPWAAEFLGRIMYFIHDRGEWLSIQNNKNWDLLDDRNNGEFHILKLGYDHLRTPSLKRCFAYCAIFPKDYDMKKDEVIQYWMAEGFLGPSKEDNMVMEDIGNMYFNILLATSFFQNATKDAYGEIISCKMHDLVHDFAISISKSETMILEGDSVDNVSKVQPLLVRFDGKTTPRTSFSRDSFIKMRTLISKNLDFDDMLSNFKCLRALKLSGHSIIRLPNSIEQLIHLRLLHILDTAIEELPVSITKLYNLQTLRIEECPKLMKFPEDLSNLINLRHISIYISDRLRIFSEHFLLKNMSCLTSLQTLKFFRLGQDEGYRIKEIGPLKNLREIDIYNLEKVTNEEEAKTAKLKEKEILKLGLYWQDVFPISVDRYDKDEKVLEGLHPHPNLKSLTIEGYRGKKFPSWVNDLSLFHNLIHIKLNWCIECEEVPTLGQLPCLRVLAIEHMSKVRNIGCKFYSYSDGSLRNTTTLFPALRILKLESMESLEEWKDAKELTSAGEVLTVFPSLEELTLLGCSHLRYLPGVPSVIRHLEIIRCGIDELPSGLQFCTCLQYLKIRQCPNLKSIPESLHTCVSLQKFVIQFCSHLSSLPGVPSVIQHLEIIGCGIDELPSGLQFCTSLQYLEIGHCSNLKSIPESLHTSVSLQKFVIQYCRRLSSLPGVPSVIQHLEIMVCGIDELPSGLQFCTSLQYLKIEDCPNLKSIPDLGEPFHSLINLKISNCADPRLKLLRQGRLKTLVIGGFIKELDAFPILRYPSIRYSHASLKKLILLGRPTLNSLPNEIQLFTALEELQIGNFNGMEALPDWFSYHLSSLQKLVLYHCKKLMYLPILHLTNLKDLRIFHCRNLEKRYAEGSGAEWLQIAHVPNIRIDEKRIQGNNSEDSDSFHDYDEVLDVIDDSEDDYS